In Candidatus Hydrogenedentota bacterium, the sequence GCCCGCCGCACCCCGCTCTCTCGGTGCGGCAGCCACAATCACTGTTTCGTGTTTGGATGCAACAGGTGCTCCCCTTAACACTCCTATCAACCCGGCGAGCCTGGCGCAGCCATTGCCCAACCCGATCGAGGTCCGCATAGTCGCCCAATGGCGCGACGACCGTGGCCGCCCGATGACGGCACAGACAACGTGCCTGTTCAAGAGGTAGCGCCATGAAACGCAACGAAGGCATGACACTTATAGAGCTCGTGATCGTTGTCGCCGTTCTGACAATGCTCATGGGAATGCTCTATAGCATGGCATTGACCTTACAGCGTTCGGCTGCGGATCAGGAATCGAAGATTACTACCGAAGATGACGTGCGAAGCGGAATGCTTCAACTGGTTCGTCAACTTCGGCAAAGCGCAAATTCATCTATTGTTTGGTCGTCGCTACCCGGTGCATCCATCAGTTTCCGAAAGGCGGAAGACGTTGACGGTAACGGAGTAGCGGTCGATCAAGGAGGGTATCTAGAACTTTCCGGAGTTTGGACGATTCAGCGCGATACCGATGACTTAAACAACGACGGACGGACTGTGCAGCAGTTGATACTCACGGACGGAACGCAAGTGACTGTTCTGGCCAATGGCATCATTCCAAGCGAGGACGGCGATTCGGATGGAACACTGGATCCCGGAGAAGACGGGAATGCCAATGGAACGCTTGATCGTGGAGTGTGGTTCGCCACAGAGGGCGCAGGGGTGCGCGTGACGTTGCAGGCGGAGAGATCCTCGGGACCTCGTGGAACCCGCATGCTATCGACACTATCCACACTCGTAATTCCGAGGAACTAGCCATGCACAAAAAAACATATAAAAGGGACGAAGGCGTAGCCCTAGTGACCGCCGTCATCTTCGTCACGCTTGCAGTGATTGTTCTCATGGGATTGTCGGTCCGCGTTGTTCAGCAAAGCGGACAAGTTACGCAATTCCGCATCTTCAACGACACCTTCACCGGAATGGAATCCGCCGTCGCGCGCAGTTGGGTGGAACTCGAATCCGGTCAAGACGGATGGATTGGCATCGACGGATGGACTCCCCCCTCGGGCGCGAGTCAGGTCGTCATTCCCAATTTCACCGATCAAGGCGTTTCTCCCGTCACCTCCAACGGCGTTCCGGGCGTCCAATACATCGCCTACGCAAACAATTGGGCGAACAACGGAATGGACGACAATGGCGACGGGCAAATTGACGACTCCGACGAGGACTTCATGGTTACCATCTACGGTCGCGCGCGCGACCGGGGCGTGGAGCGCACCGTTGAAGTAATCGTGCAAGGCCGGGACGTGAATGTCTGGCGCAACGCCATCTTTGCCGGCGCAGGACAGAGCGGCGGTTTGATCAATGGAAACGTGAGCATTCACGGATCGGTGCACCTGCTCGGCAACAACGTCACCTTCGGAAACACGGTGATGTCCGCGATCGACCTTAGCGGAACCAGCCTCATTCACAACAACTATGTCGGCATTACGGCCGACCTGGAGCAACGTGTACCCCCTCTCCCCACGCGAACACTCGACGGAGAGACGGTCAGTACCTTGGACGCCAAACTGCGAGTCAAGAACGGACTCGTGGGCATGTCCGGCAATTCGGAAATCGGCGAACCCAATGTGCTCGGCAACACCCTTAAAGAAACCTTGGATGGCACCTACGTGACCGACGGGTGGACAGGTACTTCCGTGGATGACGACGGCGGACGGGGCGATCCTACCCACGTGTGGAGCGATAACGGGTGGGATTCCAAATATGACCTGGGCAATAAGGTCAGCTTTCCGCTGCTGACAGAGCCCTATCGTGAAGTATATACAGGCAACATGTATGACAATCCGGCGACCGGCACAAAGTACACACACTTCGAGTACTTTGAGCAGGTACTCGCGGGAACGCCCTATGCCGGCAATATGACCATTCGCGCCAACCAGAACTTCTATTACAACGCCACCCGCCCCACAGAAGTGAACCCGGCACTGCGTCAGGCCACCGACGACTACATCTATTTCGATGCCGCGTCAAATCGCATGTATATCAATGGCCAGATTCAGGTGAACGGCGATCTTGCTATTGATCGGGGCGGCGGTAACGACAAAACCATCAGCTATTCCGGAAGAGGCGCCATTCTCGTTAAAGGGAATGCCTCCCTGGATACGGACCTCTACTCGATGAACGCCAATGGCACGACCGCAAACAGCTTCCCCGTCAACAACTTCTTCGGGCTGATGGTAGGCGGCAATTTGACAGTCGGCACCAACTCTCAACTGAAGCTTATGGGCGGGTTCTACGCGCAGGGACGCATTACTTCGGCAAAGCAGACCATCGTTATGGGAACCTTCGTCTCCACGTATTTCGACATGGGCACGAACGTTCCTGAGATTTACCAGGTTCCCGAATTGGCGAACAACCTTCCCTTGGGCATGATTGGCGGCTATCCAATCCTTGTCTATTCACAGGTGTCTTGGAGAGAACTCGGCGTATGAACGAGACTACAAAGAAAGTACTCCGCGATAACTGGTATCTGGTTGCGATCTTCTGCGTCGTTCTCGTAGCGGCCGGCTTGGGATATGTGCGTTCGGTCGGTGCGTCTGCACCTGTTGAAACCACTCCCGATGTCGAATCGCATCTCATCTCCACCCAGGAGACCGGCGCCACTTCAAACGCGGAGGACGTCACAGGCTCCAAGCGTGACGATGTCGCTGCCGTGTTGGAGGACTACCGGGCGAAGTATGAAGCGGATCCAAAGGGCAAAGATGCTCCTGCCCTACTGGCGGCGATGGGGAACCTCTACCGTCAAAAGCAAGGGAACTACATGGAGGCGGCCCAATGTTTCGAGCGTCTTATCAGCGAACACCCCGACGCTCCCGGTATCCGCGACGCCTACCTCCAACTCGTGACGTGCTACGAACGCGCAGGGGACCGGGAAAACCGCCAACGCGTATTGCGGCGAATCGTTGAAGTCTACCCCGCCGACTCCCAAGAGCACGCCTACGCCTCAACCCAGCTTTATCAATAGACACAACTGCGTTATTTGTCAGAACGCTACGTCAGATGCGACGGCATTGTGGTACAATCCCGTTGAGCGTCGGCGAGAAGCTCGATCAGGCAGTATGCTCATCCGTTCCACGCGCGTGGCCGCGCGGAATGGGTAGTTTTTCTTTCCGGCGTTGAATGTGAGCGGGGAAAAGCCCCAAGTGCCCGATTCAATCGGGCCGTACCGTGGCAATTGGCTGTCGGCCAAATGGTTGCGGAGCGTGCCGACACCCGCCACTACGCACAAATGCGGCAAGCTGGGACGTATCAGCGGAACATATCGG encodes:
- a CDS encoding tetratricopeptide repeat protein; this translates as MNETTKKVLRDNWYLVAIFCVVLVAAGLGYVRSVGASAPVETTPDVESHLISTQETGATSNAEDVTGSKRDDVAAVLEDYRAKYEADPKGKDAPALLAAMGNLYRQKQGNYMEAAQCFERLISEHPDAPGIRDAYLQLVTCYERAGDRENRQRVLRRIVEVYPADSQEHAYASTQLYQ